The region GCCTGTTACCTTTGGACTGCAAGGTTGGGAAACTGCAGATGAATATCACACCCACATTATGTGCAGTATTCAGCTCTTAAGGATGCTAGCTAATGTGGTTAGCGGAATTCCCACATTGATTGCCTCAGGATTATTAGTCAAAGCTCATTAGCTAATATTAGCTGTTATTACTGTTATTAACAGTATTCATGCGTGCTTGGAATGCAATCTCTAGGCTCACTTGATCGCAAACGGGAGACATTCCTTTGAGGTGGAGTCATGCTGACAATGAGGGCAGGGGTGGGAGACTGCGGACTTACCTCAGAGTTCTGTAGGGGTACAATACATTTGCAGCAGCAACTGCACCAACAGCTGCTTTTTCATAGCTGCATTACTAACCAATCGTAATTGGTCACAGTTTACAACAACTCTAATAACAGTACAAAATCGATCAAACAACAATATGCTGCACACTATTATTGCACATGGAGGAATTTATTACATGTGTGGGCATATATAGTCTTAATGGCATGTGACACAACTATGAATAACATAAAAAATTGCTAAACTTGTATTAACTTCTGGCAATCTACTTAGTGAGGAGGAGGAGGTCACGACAGGCCCAAACAACACTAAATTGGGAGTAACcaatttataataattgtataggCTTATAGTTTGATAAGCTATGAATAATTCATTTCCTGTTCAGAGTTAGAACAAATTCTGAGAAAGCTTGTTAATTTTTAGGTAAGTTAGTGACAATTAGTTTACATCAGCTGGAACATTTCTTACAAGGAAACCTGGCAAGCTCTACAaacatatgtacatgcaattaagCTCCCAAGGAAGAACCCATAAACCCGATGTTGCGACTAGTAGTTATGAGCATGCTGCATCATAAACTGTACTAGCTCTTACCTGACTGAGGTCTGTATCTGCCCAGGGTAAATCTGGAGTCTCCATTCCAATGCGTAGCCCTAGATAGCAGGGAGGAAAAAATGCATACGCATTCTCAGAACACAACTTAACTATGTAGGACAGAGATCACATGCAGACCGAACTAGCTATGATGCACACATCAAACTAAAAATTACTGATCTTACCATTTGGGCTTCTACTGGAGCTGCAGCGGCGGGTATCCATCAGCTGCTCATGGAGGTGTCTTATCTTCTTATGGGCCTCAGCTTCTCTAAAGAGTGCTTGGTAGAGCTGATCCTGTAGCTTAGACACTTCATCGTCAGAAGCAGTCACCACCAGCATTTGTTCAGGGTTTCCAAGAGACATGGCTAGCTATATTGCATGGAAACTAGTTAATTTCTAGAGTAGCCGGGCCAAAGAACTACGGTTTATTTTTGTTTGCCACTGCAGGGGTgtggctagcctcgatcccaggccgagttttcgcttttataacggttaggcgaacaactgggatCGAGGCTTGAGTGACACGaccagttgtttgcctaaccgttataaaagcgaaaactcggcctgggatcgaggctagggtgtGGCATAATTAAACTGATGAGTGACACGATCATTACCAATTTGGATATAACTTGCATGCATACAGAAACAATCAGCTATCTTCCAACATAGTCATAGTCATTGCCACTCAATGCAAGTAGGTCATTCAAGCGTTCCAGTCGATCTACAGTGAAACATTAACAATTTTCAGGACGTGCATGAAAACCTACGCAGTGTTTATCTCAATGAACTGATTTAAAGTTTTTAACCAGCTCATTATTATGCTACTATGTGGAAGTAATCTCACAATTACACAAACTACTACGTCTAAAGAGTCTTTTGAATTTGAAGGTTTCGCTATAATTCATCAAAAATACTACATTGTATACATAACAACATTTCCCTCGTACTTATACAACAGTTTCTGACCTCTGTACGAAGGGTGACTCTTGAATGAGGCAGTGAATCTCTCCAGTGAGTATCTGCTAGGTGGTTCCCTACAACAGTACACAAGCCACCTTAACTTTAAAGTAAATGTAATTGAAGCTTAAGCAAAAACGTATTCTCTAAAGTCACAACTGAGATGATGAGCACTTAACTTGCTGTTCAGACACAAGACAAATCTAAGAATCAGCATACTCAagtaccattataattatgtaatgagACAGTTGTACCTAAGTATTGATTCCAGCTGCATGCCTCTCCTCATTAGCTCTGCTCCTCCCTCGGCATAGCTCCGCCTACACACAGCAGCCATTTTGTCAGCTCTGTACTCTTGCCAGTGatctgacaataattatagagagtggATAGAACTCTGGGACACCATGGGATATAGACCAAAGGTAGTAACCAATTATTTCAagtttagcataattatgtagaagacatgcatgtatgaatgGGAATACATGTGATACTGGGAAGCTGAAATACATGTAAGTGCGAAGTGCAATCTCCTTGCAACAGATAGGGTAACTGTTATGTTACTGCATTAGTTTCATTGAGTGTGTAGCAAGGCATAATTCCCCGGTAACTATATAGATTGCTGGCTCTATAGTTGCCAATCAACACTGAAATTTGCTATTACGCATAaaacaattttttttatataCTTACGAATTGTTGATGAAATCTGCACTTGTGCAACGAGTGCAAGAGAGAACAACAGTgggaaagctgccactattcgACCAGGAAACATAGCTACAACGTTACAGGGCAGAAAGGAATACTAATTAATGCATTGTATAGTACACATATGCAGGCTTTGTGTGTGACTTCAAATTTATCAGAATTGAATTATGCTATGAGCTTGCAGTAAGTGGACCTGGAATGCTTAAAATCAGTATCTGAGGTAGGCATGTTGCTGAAAAAAAATGCACTTACATTTGGATAAAAATAGAGCAAAGTGATACCCACAAACCAGCACAGCTGGTGATAATAGAGTGTGATAGACAAAGTCATTGCTCTTCAAGTGAGCAACTTCATGAGCTATTCTGAAGTTGATGAGTTTAGCAGAGGGAGGGAGTATCTTAAGCAGCTGCTCTCCCTCCTCTGATTCCCAGTCAACTGGCTCTCCCTTCACAGCTATGTCACACTTATGTACatcctttgggcttctaaagagcactgttctgtgtgtgtgtggggggggggggctatcAGAAAAATGCATGTTATATTGCACTAACATCGGTCACACtacataaataataaatacagcattgcatgcatgtcagtgGAGTGGATGTAGACGGTGAACACCTTAATTGGGCACTTACGCATCTCGTGGACCTCAATTAAGAGTGTTCTAACTATGTTTATAGtcataatataattttaatCCCATGGCTGAATCAAAGTAGTAACTATTATTATTGCACGGGTACTCATACCACTAATCTATTTCACACCCACCTTGGTAGTCCAATGACAGCCCCCATGGGCAGAGCTGTAGACCCCCCACACAAGCTGGAGAATCCTCTATTGACGAAAACCTGCACTCTCTCAGTGTTCGAAAGACCCTACAGTATCCACATACATGAGTACGGGTACATATTGCCTTATAGGCTTTTTacgtaataatttattaaaatGAACATCCATTGTAAGAAATTTACCATAGACGCAGCAATCTTCCGAACATGAGCCACTAGTTCAATTGGTGCTTCAATCCTGTCAGCTTCTGAGctgcaggcatgcatgcatggagtcaTTGGTAATATTGATGGACGATAGCACACCTCCATCTGATAATGGAAGGCAGAGCATGTGGGACAAAGTTGACACATAGAAGGCCTCCTGCGCACCAGTACACTAGACGCTTCATTCCGAAGATCCTGTTAGTTGACATCGATCCTATAATGGCAAAccttttaattattatatcaaaaCTCACAGGCCATTCTCAGCAACATTTGAGTCGGTAAAGGGTCAACACTCGGCCTTCTGACTTCTGGCTTTTGAAAACAATGAATTTAACTCATGATCTTTACCACTAACACCGCTTGAGAAGATATGCTGTTCCTTGTCAGAACTCTCTGCAGAACATGCCAGAAGTTCTATGGCAACTGGTATAAGAGCTTTGATCAGAGATTCtcctgtataatattattatgctttaTTCTAGTGTAGGGTTGCTGAAACAGTCAAGTGTGCAGTATCGGTGGAACAGTGAGAGTGTGAGTGAAGAGCTGTTTATTCCGACCACCTTCAACAAGTTGGAGGCCTCGGACAGTGCTCCCATGGTGAACGGCTACACCACTCAAGGTTTCATCGTCAACGGCAACACTGTGTACGGATCAGTAGCTCTACTGCCCAGGGGAATATTGAATTGGAAGGTATGCATGTTGGGTATAATTGAGTTCTATCACTATATGCagagccagaggaggtacgacatccgcgtgtctttaacacacacattccgaactttgacctaaggaatgtgtgtctaaaacgtttcctttgacacacggatgtcgtacctcctctgatgcaGAGCATGACATTGCTGTACCAAAGTAAAGTATTATTGTTGTATTGACTGCAGGTGACTTCTTGGGAAGACTTAGTTGTGGAACAATTTGCATTATTCTATTTACTTCATCCAAAGATAGGTGAATTAACTTTTTGAATTGTTTCATGCAATAAATTTAAGCAATTTTCCACCAGATATTGTAGTCCTGGGTACTGGGTCTAAAGTGCAACGAGTGAACCTTGAACTTCTTTATGGCCTTAAGAAGAAAGGACTTAACATAGAAGTACAAGACACGGTGCGTTTCAACAGGAATATTACTACCAATAGTTGACGATAATTACAGTGCCAGGAAAAATTTATTATTTTTGCGAGACTATGTCAAATGAATTTATatgatggtataattatagccaacaaCTTCGAATAATTCAACTGGCGCTGCAATTACACAACTACGGTAGTGGTTATTCCCTATCAAGGTGTCATGGATTTTGAAGTAcaggggggaaataaggccATGCTTTTAAAAGTACAGTAGCCTAGAGAGTAAAATACCACAATagggtgagtagttgtactccaatgtatc is a window of Halichondria panicea chromosome 13, odHalPani1.1, whole genome shotgun sequence DNA encoding:
- the LOC135346596 gene encoding transmembrane protein 177-like yields the protein MSTNRIFGMKRLVYWCAGGLLCVNFVPHALPSIIRWSSEADRIEAPIELVAHVRKIAASMGLSNTERVQVFVNRGFSSLCGGSTALPMGAVIGLPRTVLFRSPKDVHKCDIAVKGEPVDWESEEGEQLLKILPPSAKLINFRIAHEVAHLKSNDFVYHTLLSPAVLVCGYHFALFLSKSMFPGRIVAAFPLLFSLALVAQVQISSTIHHWQEYRADKMAAVCRRSYAEGGAELMRRGMQLESILREPPSRYSLERFTASFKSHPSYRDRLERLNDLLALSGNDYDYVGR
- the LOC135346614 gene encoding NADH dehydrogenase [ubiquinone] 1 alpha subcomplex assembly factor 3-like isoform X1 codes for the protein MLFLVRTLCRTCQKFYGNCVGLLKQSSVQYRWNSESVSEELFIPTTFNKLEASDSAPMVNGYTTQGFIVNGNTVYGSVALLPRGILNWKVTSWEDLVVEQFALFYLLHPKIDIVVLGTGSKVQRVNLELLYGLKKKGLNIEVQDTPNACATFNFLLSEGRPAGAALIPPEHIAT
- the LOC135346614 gene encoding NADH dehydrogenase [ubiquinone] 1 alpha subcomplex assembly factor 3-like isoform X2, whose protein sequence is MATGLLKQSSVQYRWNSESVSEELFIPTTFNKLEASDSAPMVNGYTTQGFIVNGNTVYGSVALLPRGILNWKVTSWEDLVVEQFALFYLLHPKIDIVVLGTGSKVQRVNLELLYGLKKKGLNIEVQDTPNACATFNFLLSEGRPAGAALIPPEHIAT